The proteins below come from a single Mucilaginibacter mali genomic window:
- a CDS encoding GNAT family N-acetyltransferase, giving the protein MIRQLNAADAAAYRALRLTALQTEPDAFCSDYEIENKKPELFLEKCLRENSEVPFAYGAFEDDHLVGIAGFAGDELIQLYVAPDHRRRGLARELALAVASHAFREVKLLLYINVAVVLHDKNAQKFYETIGFETTRMDNYKHNGYGIQLLALSRSRHR; this is encoded by the coding sequence ATGATCAGACAATTAAACGCAGCAGACGCCGCGGCATATCGCGCGCTTCGGTTAACAGCTTTACAAACGGAACCCGACGCGTTCTGCTCAGATTACGAGATTGAAAATAAAAAGCCCGAACTGTTTCTTGAAAAATGCCTGAGAGAAAATTCGGAGGTGCCGTTTGCTTACGGCGCTTTTGAAGATGACCACCTGGTAGGCATTGCCGGCTTTGCAGGCGATGAGTTGATACAGCTTTACGTAGCCCCCGATCATCGCCGCCGCGGCTTAGCCCGCGAACTTGCTTTGGCCGTAGCTTCGCACGCTTTTAGGGAAGTAAAGTTGCTGCTGTATATTAATGTGGCCGTGGTACTGCACGATAAAAATGCGCAGAAGTTTTACGAAACCATTGGCTTTGAAACCACCCGTATGGATAATTACAAGCACAATGGTTATGGCATACAATTGTTAGCGCTTAGCAGAAGCAGGCATAGGTAA
- a CDS encoding CocE/NonD family hydrolase, protein MKKISTLLMGLLLCCGAVMAQGFNNAQAQADAQYIKDHYTKMEKLIPMRDGKKLFTSIYVPKDQSQKYGIVMTRTPYTVSPYGEAMRGTLGQNMLFAREGYIFVYQDVRGRYMSEGDFVNIRPQLGPNHGPKDIDESTDTYDTIDWLVKNVPGNNGRVGILGISYPGFYSTASLPNAHPALKAVSPQAPVTEWFKGDDFHHKGVFFEMDAFAFLTGFGVPRPKPILPQDIKNQIRTNVKDNYKFYLEQGALPNLKKNFLGDSVKFWDDMMNHPNYDEFWKARNILPHLTNIKPAVMTVGGFFDAEDAYGAQQVYKTIEKQNPQTVKNMLVLGPWFHGGWERGDGDIFGDINFGQKTSEYFRANIELPFFNYYLKDKGTMDLPEANIFITGSNEWKKFAKWPPQNTVEKTIYLQPNGKLSFSKPNVVNSFDQYMIDPSAPTPYQDGIQARRTREYMIDDQRFASRRPDVRTFQSDVLTDDITLTGPVMADLFASTTGTDADFVVKLIDVYPDDAPNPSPNPKGVIMAGYQMLVRGEIFRGKFRNSFEKPEPFVPGKVTEVKYDLPDVGHTFKKGHRMMIQVQHYWFPLGDRNPNKFVDINKAKDSDFQSATMRLYHDRTAPSNVKVTVLEN, encoded by the coding sequence ATGAAAAAAATTTCTACCCTGTTAATGGGTTTGCTGCTTTGTTGCGGAGCGGTAATGGCCCAGGGCTTTAACAACGCGCAGGCCCAGGCCGATGCGCAGTACATTAAAGACCATTATACCAAGATGGAGAAGCTGATCCCCATGCGCGACGGAAAAAAGCTGTTCACCTCCATTTATGTCCCTAAAGATCAAAGCCAGAAATACGGCATCGTAATGACCCGTACGCCCTATACCGTTTCGCCTTATGGCGAGGCTATGCGCGGCACATTGGGTCAAAACATGCTGTTCGCCCGCGAGGGTTATATTTTTGTTTACCAGGATGTGCGCGGCCGCTACATGAGCGAAGGCGACTTTGTAAACATCCGTCCGCAACTTGGCCCTAACCATGGCCCTAAGGATATTGACGAAAGCACCGACACCTACGATACCATCGACTGGCTGGTGAAAAACGTACCGGGCAACAACGGCAGGGTGGGTATACTGGGTATTTCGTACCCTGGCTTCTACTCTACCGCATCGCTGCCAAACGCGCACCCGGCACTGAAGGCTGTATCGCCGCAAGCACCGGTTACCGAGTGGTTCAAGGGTGATGATTTTCACCACAAAGGCGTGTTCTTTGAGATGGATGCCTTCGCGTTTTTGACCGGTTTCGGTGTTCCTCGTCCTAAGCCAATTTTACCACAGGATATCAAAAACCAGATCCGCACCAACGTAAAGGATAACTACAAATTCTATTTAGAGCAGGGCGCCTTGCCTAACCTGAAAAAGAACTTCCTGGGCGACTCGGTTAAGTTTTGGGATGATATGATGAACCACCCCAACTACGATGAGTTTTGGAAAGCCCGCAACATATTGCCACACTTAACCAATATTAAGCCAGCGGTAATGACCGTAGGCGGTTTCTTTGATGCCGAGGATGCTTACGGCGCACAACAGGTGTATAAAACCATCGAAAAGCAAAACCCGCAAACTGTTAAAAACATGCTGGTATTAGGCCCATGGTTCCACGGCGGCTGGGAGCGCGGCGATGGCGATATTTTTGGCGATATCAACTTCGGCCAAAAAACCAGCGAGTACTTCCGTGCCAATATCGAGTTGCCCTTTTTTAACTATTACCTGAAAGATAAAGGCACCATGGACCTGCCCGAAGCCAACATCTTCATCACCGGCAGCAACGAGTGGAAGAAGTTTGCCAAATGGCCACCGCAAAACACGGTTGAAAAAACCATATACCTGCAGCCAAACGGCAAACTGAGCTTCAGCAAACCAAATGTAGTTAACAGCTTCGATCAGTATATGATCGATCCATCTGCGCCAACTCCTTACCAGGATGGCATACAGGCCCGCCGCACCCGCGAGTACATGATAGACGATCAGCGCTTCGCCTCGCGCCGCCCGGATGTACGTACTTTCCAAAGCGATGTATTGACAGACGATATCACGCTTACTGGTCCGGTTATGGCCGACCTGTTCGCATCTACCACAGGTACCGATGCCGACTTTGTAGTTAAACTGATAGACGTTTACCCTGACGACGCGCCAAACCCATCGCCAAACCCAAAAGGGGTGATCATGGCCGGTTACCAGATGCTGGTGCGCGGCGAGATCTTCCGCGGCAAATTCCGCAACTCTTTCGAGAAGCCGGAGCCGTTTGTACCGGGTAAAGTAACCGAAGTAAAATACGACCTGCCCGATGTTGGCCACACTTTCAAGAAAGGCCATCGTATGATGATCCAGGTGCAGCACTACTGGTTCCCGCTGGGCGACCGTAACCCGAATAAGTTTGTAGATATCAACAAGGCTAAAGATTCGGATTTCCAATCGGCTACCATGCGTTTGTATCATGATAGAACCGCGCCATCGAATGTGAAGGTGACGGTGCTGGAGAATTAA
- a CDS encoding M1 family metallopeptidase, translated as MKKTTLLLSLLCTLAISATKAQLLTPRDKFTRADSLHGNQNAPLRTCYDINYYHLDVKFDIDKKFISGSNLFKFTATRDFNKLQFDLFANLTIEKVVYKGKELTYKREFNAVFLDFPATIKAGSKDEFTVYYSGNPTIAKNAPWDGGVVFTTDSLKKPWVATACEGVGASIWWPNKDQLTDEVDSILISISCPTGLKDVSNGRLRKVTDLKNGYTRFDWFVSNPINNYDVEANIADYAHYSETYAGEKGKLTMDFWPLSYNLDKAKKQWGANVTPMLKAFEYWFGPYPFYEDGYKLVETPHLGMEHQSGVAYGNKYRNGYLGRDLSGTGKGLTWDFIVVHESGHEWFGNNITDKDNADMWVHEGFTNYSESLFIEHSTGSKEAGQEYVHGTRRAIANDRPIIGFYGVNKEGSGDMYYKGGNLLNMVRTIINDDAKWREILRGLNKTFYHQTVTTEQVVGYINEQAKMNLTSIFDQYLRYKNIPTLEFRVENGRAVARWIADVNGFNMPVRVRVKGGEYKFITPSTRFAPVDLPGVTRDNIEVDTFNYYIGVLVD; from the coding sequence ATGAAAAAAACAACGTTACTCCTTAGCCTGCTATGCACACTGGCTATTTCGGCCACAAAAGCCCAGCTACTTACCCCCCGCGATAAATTTACCCGGGCCGACAGTTTGCATGGCAACCAGAACGCGCCATTGCGCACCTGTTACGATATTAATTACTATCACCTGGATGTGAAGTTTGATATCGATAAGAAATTTATCAGCGGCAGCAACCTGTTTAAGTTTACCGCCACGCGCGATTTTAATAAACTACAGTTCGATCTGTTCGCTAACCTCACTATCGAGAAGGTGGTTTATAAAGGTAAGGAGCTGACTTACAAACGCGAGTTTAATGCCGTGTTCCTTGATTTTCCTGCAACCATAAAAGCCGGCAGTAAGGATGAGTTTACCGTTTACTATTCGGGTAACCCAACCATTGCTAAAAATGCCCCATGGGATGGCGGCGTAGTGTTCACTACCGATTCGCTGAAAAAACCATGGGTAGCCACCGCCTGCGAGGGTGTTGGCGCAAGCATCTGGTGGCCTAATAAAGATCAGCTGACCGACGAGGTGGATAGTATCCTGATCAGTATCAGCTGCCCTACCGGCTTAAAGGATGTATCAAACGGCCGTCTGCGCAAAGTAACCGACCTGAAGAACGGCTATACCCGCTTCGATTGGTTTGTATCAAACCCCATCAACAATTACGATGTGGAAGCTAACATTGCCGATTACGCACACTATAGCGAAACCTACGCCGGCGAAAAAGGCAAGCTGACGATGGATTTCTGGCCACTATCATACAATTTGGATAAAGCCAAAAAACAATGGGGCGCCAATGTAACACCGATGCTTAAAGCTTTCGAATATTGGTTTGGCCCGTATCCGTTTTATGAGGATGGTTACAAACTGGTAGAAACTCCGCACCTGGGTATGGAGCACCAAAGCGGTGTGGCCTATGGTAACAAATATCGCAATGGCTACCTGGGCCGCGACCTTTCGGGTACCGGCAAGGGCCTTACCTGGGATTTTATAGTAGTGCACGAAAGCGGGCACGAATGGTTTGGCAACAACATTACCGATAAGGATAATGCCGATATGTGGGTACACGAGGGTTTCACCAATTACTCGGAATCGCTATTTATTGAGCACTCAACCGGCAGTAAGGAAGCCGGACAGGAGTATGTGCATGGCACCCGCCGCGCCATTGCCAACGACAGGCCGATCATTGGTTTTTACGGTGTAAATAAAGAGGGCAGTGGCGACATGTACTACAAAGGCGGCAACCTGCTGAACATGGTGCGCACCATTATTAACGATGATGCCAAATGGCGCGAAATATTGCGCGGCCTGAACAAAACCTTCTACCATCAAACCGTAACTACCGAGCAGGTGGTTGGCTATATTAACGAGCAGGCTAAAATGAACCTGACCTCAATTTTCGACCAGTACCTGCGCTATAAAAACATCCCTACACTGGAGTTTAGGGTAGAGAACGGCCGTGCCGTGGCCCGCTGGATAGCCGATGTAAATGGCTTTAACATGCCGGTGCGCGTACGCGTTAAGGGCGGCGAGTATAAGTTCATTACCCCCTCAACCCGCTTTGCACCTGTCGATCTGCCTGGGGTAACAAGGGATAATATCGAGGTAGATACTTTTAACTATTATATCGGGGTGTTGGTTGATTAA
- a CDS encoding MmcQ/YjbR family DNA-binding protein, with product MNIEQLRAFCLSLPSATEDVKWEQDLCFCIGEKMFCVTGLNGPFGVTLKVRDDEFEELSTSRDISVAAYVGRYKWVHISAADRFTQDEWEHYIRQAYELVKAKLPKGIRAKLG from the coding sequence ATGAATATCGAACAACTCCGCGCCTTTTGCCTGTCGCTGCCATCAGCTACCGAAGATGTAAAATGGGAGCAAGACCTGTGCTTTTGCATCGGCGAAAAAATGTTTTGCGTTACCGGGCTTAACGGCCCGTTCGGGGTAACGTTAAAGGTAAGGGATGATGAGTTTGAGGAATTGAGCACATCGCGCGATATCAGTGTGGCGGCTTATGTCGGCCGCTACAAATGGGTGCACATCAGCGCCGCTGACCGCTTTACGCAGGATGAATGGGAGCATTATATCAGGCAAGCGTATGAGTTAGTGAAGGCGAAATTGCCGAAGGGGATAAGGGCGAAGCTGGGGTAA
- a CDS encoding sensor histidine kinase, translating into MKLQTKLTLFNTVSKLVIVLLFVALLPSLIKTINQNYTDTRLRKQKDKVLQVVHNKGIKFFIEDNEAYASYTPLKEEYVSIEFAPPNELLDTIRNERRAVEGDTIRYRILSHTFKIDKVNYLLEVAKSVNTIGETSTPLQNIAFEVLLSMVILTILADLFYSNYVLRPLSLIIKTKLRGQKFPNFAAYKKVQTSTTDFEYLDMSIHEMIETIERTFQKEREFISNASHELMTPISILQSKIENLFEQEDVSDELKISLLEMQRILNRLKTITKTLLLISQIENEQFLKEDTIGADELLQDVYDEISIRLQQKDITCEIQLPANVRLKSVNKFLLFNLFFNLVNNAIKYNKEGGTITISGQPVKGGFMLRVADTGIGISPEQLPHIFNRFKKFRQSMAQDSFGLGLPIVKSIADFHHVHINITSEENVGSTFELTFPDDLVGV; encoded by the coding sequence TTGAAACTTCAAACTAAGCTTACTTTATTCAATACCGTATCCAAACTGGTAATTGTGCTGCTTTTTGTGGCGCTGCTGCCTTCGCTTATCAAAACCATTAACCAAAATTATACCGATACCCGCCTGCGCAAGCAAAAGGACAAAGTGCTGCAGGTGGTGCACAACAAGGGCATCAAGTTTTTTATTGAAGATAACGAAGCTTATGCCAGCTACACCCCGCTAAAGGAAGAGTATGTGAGTATTGAGTTTGCCCCGCCCAACGAATTGCTGGATACCATCCGTAACGAACGCCGGGCAGTTGAGGGCGATACCATCCGCTACCGCATTTTAAGCCATACCTTTAAAATTGATAAAGTTAATTACCTGCTGGAGGTAGCCAAAAGCGTAAATACCATTGGCGAAACAAGCACGCCCCTGCAAAATATAGCGTTTGAGGTGCTGCTGAGCATGGTGATCCTCACCATCCTGGCCGACCTGTTTTACTCTAACTATGTATTGCGCCCGCTGAGCCTGATTATTAAAACCAAGCTGCGGGGACAGAAGTTCCCCAATTTTGCAGCCTATAAAAAGGTACAGACCAGTACTACCGACTTTGAGTACCTGGACATGAGTATCCACGAAATGATAGAAACCATTGAGCGCACGTTTCAAAAGGAGCGGGAGTTTATCTCGAATGCATCGCATGAGTTGATGACGCCGATATCCATCCTGCAATCGAAGATAGAAAACCTTTTTGAGCAGGAGGATGTGTCGGATGAATTGAAGATCAGTCTGCTGGAGATGCAACGCATCCTGAACCGTTTGAAAACCATTACCAAAACGTTGCTGCTGATATCGCAAATAGAGAACGAGCAGTTTTTAAAGGAGGATACAATTGGCGCCGATGAACTTTTGCAGGATGTTTACGATGAGATCTCCATCCGCCTGCAGCAAAAAGATATCACTTGCGAGATACAGCTGCCGGCTAATGTAAGGTTGAAGAGCGTAAACAAGTTCCTGCTGTTTAACCTGTTTTTTAACCTGGTGAATAATGCCATTAAGTACAACAAGGAGGGCGGCACCATTACTATCAGCGGGCAGCCGGTTAAGGGTGGCTTTATGTTAAGGGTGGCTGATACAGGTATAGGGATAAGCCCCGAACAGCTGCCGCATATTTTTAACCGCTTTAAAAAATTCCGCCAATCTATGGCGCAGGATAGTTTTGGGCTGGGTTTGCCGATAGTGAAATCCATCGCCGACTTTCACCACGTGCATATCAATATCACCTCCGAGGAAAATGTGGGCAGTACTTTTGAGCTGACCTTTCCGGATGATTTGGTGGGGGTGTAA
- a CDS encoding response regulator transcription factor: MNVLIVEDEKALASELEIFLTGNNYLCETCFNGTTASEKIAVNKYDFILIDLGLPDYDGLDLLKEAKQSNAEAACLILTARAEVYDRIKGLDMGADDYLPKPFSLLELQSRMQAIMRRKFGIKNNTVKLGSFSIDLTDRTISHNGVMISAITKKEFDLIAYLILHKNRTLTRPQLSEHIWGSVVNDDYDSNYIDAHIKNIRKKLNVYESPDWLETVRGLGYRITL, from the coding sequence ATGAATGTTTTAATTGTTGAAGACGAAAAGGCACTGGCCAGCGAACTGGAAATTTTCCTGACAGGGAATAATTACCTGTGCGAAACCTGCTTTAACGGTACAACCGCATCGGAAAAGATAGCGGTAAATAAATACGATTTTATACTGATAGATCTTGGTTTGCCCGACTACGATGGACTTGACCTGCTAAAGGAAGCCAAACAAAGCAATGCCGAGGCCGCCTGCCTGATCCTTACCGCCCGTGCCGAGGTGTACGACCGGATCAAAGGCCTGGATATGGGGGCTGACGATTACCTGCCCAAGCCATTCTCGCTGCTTGAACTGCAAAGCCGCATGCAGGCTATTATGCGCCGCAAATTTGGCATTAAAAACAATACGGTAAAATTGGGCAGCTTCAGCATCGACCTAACCGACCGTACCATTTCACATAATGGCGTCATGATCAGTGCCATCACCAAAAAGGAGTTCGATCTGATCGCTTACCTCATCCTGCACAAAAACCGTACACTTACCCGCCCGCAATTAAGCGAACATATTTGGGGCAGTGTGGTTAATGATGATTATGACAGTAACTATATCGATGCGCATATTAAGAACATTCGCAAGAAATTAAACGTATACGAATCGCCTGACTGGCTGGAAACCGTGCGCGGTTTGGGCTACAGGATAACGCTGTAA
- a CDS encoding FAD:protein FMN transferase: protein MQVVKSIVSSFVHKKNVSLMGTPFEISVVATDAVWAQERVNSAIAEIKRVDKLLTTLSKDSQANLINHNAGIAPVKVSGELYKLIDRSLKIAELTQGAFDITYGTNLSYLKVELNAAENTIFLTEKSMRIYFGGIAKGYAADRAKYILQMEGVSSGVINAAGDLITWGLQPDGRQWTIGDADPEQNMKPYADFNISNMAVATSVKRDEDTAVDAKSVCVMSTSAELAGAMTTPVIMLGIKVGTELVNRLQQLACVFVDEYNQMFTSKFMNALN from the coding sequence ATGCAAGTCGTTAAAAGTATTGTTAGCAGCTTCGTTCATAAAAAGAACGTGAGTTTGATGGGTACCCCTTTTGAGATCAGTGTGGTGGCAACCGATGCGGTTTGGGCGCAGGAACGTGTAAACAGCGCCATTGCCGAGATAAAACGTGTAGATAAACTCCTGACCACCTTAAGTAAGGATAGCCAGGCCAACCTGATCAACCATAACGCCGGCATTGCCCCGGTAAAGGTAAGCGGCGAATTATATAAGCTGATAGACCGGTCGCTTAAAATAGCCGAACTTACCCAGGGCGCATTTGATATCACCTACGGCACCAATTTAAGCTACCTGAAAGTAGAACTGAACGCTGCCGAAAACACTATTTTTTTAACGGAAAAAAGCATGCGCATTTACTTTGGCGGCATTGCTAAAGGCTACGCGGCTGATCGCGCTAAGTATATTTTGCAAATGGAAGGTGTAAGCAGTGGCGTAATTAATGCCGCCGGCGACCTGATTACCTGGGGCCTGCAACCTGATGGCCGCCAGTGGACCATCGGCGATGCCGATCCGGAGCAAAATATGAAACCTTATGCCGATTTTAACATCAGCAATATGGCCGTGGCTACATCGGTAAAGCGCGATGAGGATACCGCCGTTGATGCGAAAAGTGTATGCGTAATGAGCACCAGCGCCGAACTGGCCGGCGCCATGACCACGCCGGTAATTATGCTGGGTATAAAGGTAGGTACCGAACTGGTGAACCGCCTGCAGCAACTGGCCTGTGTGTTTGTTGACGAATACAACCAGATGTTTACATCTAAATTTATGAATGCCCTTAATTAA
- a CDS encoding lytic transglycosylase domain-containing protein — protein sequence MKRLFTFVICLTLSHLALASGKNLTLKADSDNLPKKRDTLFMPVVAPVVYSPYQAMFKRRLDSIQHEVPLNYNEFVQSYIDIYTAPGRKSDIGRMLGLAKYYFPIYEKAFREAGIPEEIKFLSIVESALNPTAVSRVGATGPWQFMANTGKAYGLNINSDVDERCDPIKASYAAAAYLKEAYLEFGDWLLAIASYNCGTSSVERAIDKAGATDFWAIRQYLPAETRGYVPAYIAVSYVMNYFSKHAIIPQGNIIGKTDTVIINRAVSLSNIARLLEVDSRDIFLLNPSYKRGVISASATAPRRLIIPQVHPGKFSALYDALNSDAPIALPPVLNTDTEKPARIAAKRPAYHIIKKGETLADIADDAGVEVQDLKAWNNLHSNKAVIGKKLRLSENTGNDDAPAKPTKKYLTYTVKKGDTLSGLAEKFEASVDSIKELNGLKKNSLQPGMTLKISKV from the coding sequence ATGAAGAGACTATTTACGTTTGTAATCTGCCTTACATTATCACACCTCGCCCTGGCATCAGGTAAAAATCTGACACTAAAAGCCGACTCTGACAATCTGCCCAAAAAGCGCGACACCTTGTTTATGCCCGTTGTAGCCCCTGTGGTTTACAGCCCATACCAGGCCATGTTTAAACGCCGCTTAGATTCGATACAGCATGAGGTGCCCCTGAATTATAATGAATTTGTACAAAGCTATATAGATATTTACACCGCTCCCGGCCGAAAAAGCGACATTGGCCGCATGCTGGGTCTGGCTAAATATTATTTCCCAATTTACGAAAAGGCCTTCCGCGAAGCCGGTATCCCCGAAGAAATTAAATTCCTGTCGATAGTAGAGTCGGCGCTGAACCCTACCGCCGTTTCGCGCGTAGGTGCTACAGGGCCGTGGCAGTTTATGGCTAATACAGGCAAAGCCTACGGTTTAAATATTAACAGCGATGTTGATGAGCGTTGCGACCCCATTAAAGCCAGCTACGCGGCTGCGGCTTATTTAAAAGAAGCATATCTTGAGTTTGGTGATTGGCTTTTGGCTATTGCATCCTATAATTGTGGTACAAGCAGTGTGGAGCGGGCTATTGATAAAGCCGGCGCTACCGATTTTTGGGCTATCCGCCAGTATCTACCCGCCGAAACCCGTGGTTATGTACCGGCTTATATAGCGGTATCGTATGTAATGAATTATTTCAGCAAGCACGCCATCATCCCGCAGGGGAATATTATTGGTAAAACAGATACGGTGATCATTAACCGTGCGGTATCATTAAGCAATATCGCCCGACTGCTGGAGGTGGATTCCAGGGATATCTTCCTGCTGAACCCATCGTACAAGCGTGGTGTCATCAGCGCTTCGGCCACAGCGCCGCGCAGGCTGATCATCCCGCAGGTGCATCCGGGTAAGTTCAGCGCTTTATACGATGCCTTGAACAGCGATGCGCCGATAGCCCTGCCACCGGTACTTAACACCGATACCGAGAAGCCTGCCCGCATTGCCGCGAAGCGCCCAGCTTATCATATCATTAAAAAGGGAGAAACCCTGGCCGATATTGCCGACGACGCAGGCGTAGAGGTACAGGACTTGAAAGCCTGGAATAACCTGCACAGCAACAAGGCTGTTATTGGTAAAAAACTGCGCCTGAGTGAAAATACCGGCAACGATGACGCCCCGGCTAAGCCCACCAAAAAATACCTTACCTACACCGTTAAAAAAGGCGATACCCTAAGCGGCCTCGCCGAAAAATTTGAAGCCAGCGTAGACAGCATAAAAGAGTTGAACGGCCTGAAGAAGAACAGCCTGCAACCCGGCATGACGCTGAAGATCAGTAAAGTTTAA
- the gatA gene encoding Asp-tRNA(Asn)/Glu-tRNA(Gln) amidotransferase subunit GatA, with translation MSKNYTTLVEIRADIQGGLTTVEALVAGYLRRIEENKHLNAFNEVFGDEALAKAKELDARIKAGSAGKLAGMVIAIKDNICYKGHKVSASSKILDGFTSIFSSTIVERMLAEDAIIIGRCNCDEFAMGGANENSYFGPVRNYADNNRVSGGSSGGSAVAVQAGLCHAAIGTDTGGSVRQPAAFCGAVGLKPTYGRISRHGIIAYASSFDQVGPITKSVADAALLLDVMAGPDDYDSTTIQTPYTAQGEVKPASGTKKIAYLKEALESDGTDAEVKAMLTANIEKLKAEGHTVEPVGFEYLDYLVPTYYVLATAEASSNLARYDGVHYGYRSPNATDLTSTYKRSRSEGFGKEVKRRIMLGTFVLSAGYYDAYYAKAQKVRRLIQQKTAEILSEYDFIMVPTAPEPAFEIGLEEKDPVVSYLHDIFTVQASLSGVPAISLPAGNNSKGLPLGLQLLTKQYAEKELLEFSEYFLNLTQN, from the coding sequence ATGTCAAAAAACTATACCACTTTAGTCGAGATTAGGGCTGATATACAAGGCGGCCTTACTACCGTTGAAGCGTTAGTTGCAGGCTATTTACGGCGCATTGAAGAAAATAAACACCTGAATGCCTTTAACGAGGTGTTTGGCGATGAGGCTTTGGCAAAGGCTAAAGAACTTGATGCGCGCATCAAGGCGGGTAGTGCCGGTAAGCTGGCCGGTATGGTGATCGCCATAAAAGATAATATCTGTTACAAGGGGCATAAGGTATCAGCCTCGTCAAAAATACTGGATGGCTTTACCTCCATCTTCTCCTCAACCATTGTAGAGCGCATGCTGGCCGAAGATGCCATCATCATTGGCCGCTGCAATTGCGATGAGTTTGCCATGGGTGGGGCTAACGAAAATTCATATTTTGGCCCTGTACGGAATTATGCTGATAATAACCGCGTTTCAGGCGGCTCATCGGGCGGCTCGGCGGTGGCGGTGCAGGCTGGTTTATGCCATGCGGCCATCGGTACCGATACCGGTGGTTCGGTAAGGCAGCCCGCGGCCTTTTGCGGGGCGGTAGGCTTAAAGCCAACTTACGGGCGCATATCAAGGCATGGTATCATCGCGTACGCTTCATCGTTCGACCAGGTGGGGCCAATCACTAAATCCGTTGCGGATGCGGCGCTATTGCTTGACGTAATGGCCGGTCCGGATGATTACGATAGTACCACCATACAAACCCCTTACACGGCACAGGGTGAGGTGAAGCCGGCATCGGGCACAAAAAAAATAGCCTATTTAAAGGAAGCATTGGAAAGCGATGGCACAGATGCCGAAGTCAAAGCCATGCTGACCGCCAATATTGAAAAACTAAAAGCCGAAGGCCACACCGTTGAGCCGGTAGGTTTTGAATACCTGGATTACCTGGTACCCACCTATTACGTGCTGGCCACTGCCGAGGCATCGAGCAATTTGGCGCGGTATGATGGCGTGCACTACGGTTACCGCAGCCCCAATGCTACCGATTTGACCAGCACCTATAAGCGCTCCCGCTCGGAGGGGTTTGGCAAGGAGGTGAAGCGCCGCATTATGCTGGGCACCTTTGTGCTGAGCGCCGGCTATTACGATGCTTATTATGCCAAGGCCCAAAAGGTGCGCCGCCTTATTCAGCAAAAAACAGCTGAAATATTAAGCGAATACGATTTTATTATGGTGCCCACCGCGCCCGAACCTGCTTTTGAAATAGGGCTGGAGGAGAAGGACCCGGTGGTAAGTTACCTGCACGATATCTTTACGGTGCAGGCTTCGTTGTCGGGTGTTCCTGCAATTTCTTTGCCGGCGGGCAATAATTCAAAAGGTTTACCGTTAGGGTTACAGCTGTTAACAAAACAGTACGCGGAGAAGGAACTGCTGGAATTTTCGGAATATTTTTTGAATTTAACTCAAAATTAA
- the tatA gene encoding twin-arginine translocase TatA/TatE family subunit: MGLGAPEIILIIVVVLILFGGKKIPELMKGLGKGVKEFKDAQNGEPSADEKK; encoded by the coding sequence ATGGGTTTAGGCGCACCAGAAATTATTCTGATCATCGTTGTTGTTTTAATACTATTTGGAGGAAAGAAAATTCCTGAATTAATGAAGGGCCTTGGCAAAGGCGTTAAGGAATTTAAAGACGCTCAAAACGGCGAACCATCAGCCGACGAGAAGAAATAA
- a CDS encoding Sec-independent protein translocase subunit TatA/TatB, with protein MFSSVLLFLNIGTPELILIMFVALLLFGGEKLPGIARGLGKGIRDFKDASEGVKREINNQINSYEEKKTTQPEEEVAHHDEEVHHDEAQVAHHEPAADETKPLIDTTPVAGTTPVGGYQTAEHTEEPKSGSGINLTKADEPVKTDH; from the coding sequence ATGTTTAGCTCAGTTCTTTTATTCCTGAACATTGGCACACCGGAGTTGATATTGATTATGTTTGTAGCGCTGCTATTGTTTGGAGGCGAGAAGCTTCCGGGTATTGCCCGTGGCCTGGGTAAAGGCATCCGCGATTTTAAGGATGCTTCAGAAGGCGTAAAGCGCGAGATCAATAATCAGATCAATAGCTACGAAGAGAAAAAAACAACACAGCCCGAAGAGGAAGTGGCGCATCATGATGAGGAGGTACATCACGATGAGGCGCAGGTAGCTCATCACGAACCGGCGGCCGACGAGACCAAACCACTGATAGATACTACGCCTGTTGCCGGTACAACCCCGGTGGGCGGTTATCAAACAGCGGAGCATACCGAAGAACCTAAAAGCGGTTCGGGTATTAACTTAACCAAGGCCGATGAGCCGGTTAAAACAGACCATTAA